One Hypomesus transpacificus isolate Combined female chromosome 16, fHypTra1, whole genome shotgun sequence genomic window carries:
- the stx11b.1 gene encoding syntaxin-11b.1, giving the protein MRDRLSHLQELSDGGSSSSHVEPMDYAESSASDSFSNVDLEEELPHQAVIFDNSPALDDVFSQSQSVHREVQLIRLEVKRLREQNSRVLQGTSRMSLIKKDSNAIGADIKSRAEGVLAHLRDMDASARKLEAEHGSNAAVTRIARTQYACLSNNFRDAMFEYNEAEMNHKENCKTHIQRQMEIVGREVTGEEVEEMIESGKCDVFSENILQEGMTAKSALNQIECRHRELVDLENRIQSIHEIFLDVALLVEEQGPMMNTIQTNIQQTDASLQEALVKLERAKRHDKNNPFKKMFCSCFPCYK; this is encoded by the coding sequence ATGAGGGACAGACTGAGCCACTTACAGGAGCTGTCAGatggcggcagcagcagcagccatgtGGAGCCAATGGACTACGCCGAGTCCTCCGCCTCCGACTCCTTCAGCAACgtggacctggaggaggagctgcctCACCAGGCCGTCATCTTCGACAACAGCCCCGCCTTGGATGACGTGTTCTCCCAGTCCCAGAGTGTCCACCGCGAGGTCCAGCTCATCCGCCTGGAGGTCAAGAGGCTCCGAGAGCAGAACTCTCGTGTGCTCCAGGGCACCAGCCGCATGAGCTTGATCAAGAAGGATTCCAACGCCATCGGTGCCGACATCAAATCCCGCGCGGAGGGCGTTCTGGCGCACCTCAGAGACATGGATGCGTCAGCCCGCAAGCTGGAGGCTGAGCACGGCTCCAACGCCGCCGTGACCCGTATCGCCCGGACGCAGTACGCCTGCCTGAGCAACAACTTCCGTGACGCCATGTTCGAATACAACGAGGCAGAGATGAACCACAAGGAGAACTGCAAGACCCACATCCAGCGGCAGATGGAGATCGTGGGGCGGGAGGTGACGggcgaggaggtggaggagatgatCGAGTCTGGCAAATGTGATGTCTTCAGCGAGAATATCCTGCAAGAGGGGATGACGGCAAAGTCGGCATTGAACCAGATTGAGTGTCGGCACCGAGAGCTAGTGGATCTGGAGAACCGTATCCAGAGCATCCATGAGATCTTCTTAGACGTGGCCTTGttagtggaggagcaggggccaATGATGAACACCATACAAACCAACATCCAGCAAACAGATGCGTCCTTACAGGAAGCCCTGGTCAAACTGGAGAGAGCAAAGCGCCATGACAAGAACAATCCCTTTAAGAAGATGTTCTGCAGCTGCTTCCCATGCTACAAATAA